A region of Solanum dulcamara chromosome 7, daSolDulc1.2, whole genome shotgun sequence DNA encodes the following proteins:
- the LOC129895288 gene encoding protein PIN-LIKES 3-like, protein MNIQELFMLALMPVLKTLLIAVVGLYLALDHVSLLTAEGRHHLNNLVFYVFFPSLCASGLISSSTAMGIFSLWFVPVSILITFLVGSALGWILVKITRTPQHLHGLVIGCCAGGNMGNLPVIIIPAICAEKNNPFGDSSTCSINGMGYVSLSMGIGAIGIWSYVYNIIRAYGKRDDRDVSAYSKLRENNHTETSKRTLDNTTRALLPSSNSKDDEVSAELFNQGSMDETKVSIPTIIEKKVKSLVEYIDLSILFRPPTVATVIGIIIASISPIQNFLVGSGAPFRFVESSVVLLGEAAIPSMTIIMGANLLRGFKRSGVGIWLLFGIIVVRFIILPIIGVAVITFAKNLGMVGSDPLYHFVLLLQYAVPPAMAIGTITQLFEIGETECSVIMFWNYAVAAVALTLWSTYFMWILS, encoded by the exons ATGAACATTCAGGAATTGTTTATGCTGGCATTAATGCCTGTTCTGAAAACGCTGTTGATTGCGGTTGTTGGCTTATATCTTGCCTTAGATCATGTCAGTCTTTTGACTGCAGAAGGACGTCACCACCTGAACAAC CTTGTATTCTACGTCTTTTTTCCATCACTTTGTGCTAGTGGTCTCATCAGTTCAAGTACAGCGATGGGAATATTTTCTTT GTGGTTCGTCCCAGTGAGTATTCTTATTACCTTTCTTGTTGGATCAGCTCTCGGATGGATACTTGTCAAAATCACTAGAACGCCTCAGCATTTGCATGGGCTTGTTATTGGTTGTTGCGCGGGAG GAAACATGGGGAACTTGCCTGTCATTATTATCCCAGCCATCTGTGCCGAGAAAAACAATCCGTTTGGAGATTCATCAACGTGCTCGATAAATGGAATGGGCTATGTATCCCTCTCTATGGGG ATAGGAGCTATTGGCATCTGGTCGTATGTATATAATATCATACGGGCATATGGAAAGAGGGATGACAGGGATGTCTCAGCCTACTCcaaattaagagaaaataatcACACTGAAACGTCAAAACGAACCTTGGATAATACTACACGAGCACTGCTACCAAGTAGTAACTCGAAAGATGATGAAGTTTCAGCTGAGCTTTTTAACCAAGGATCCATGGACGAAACAAAG GTTTCGATACCTACTATCATTGAGAAGAAGGTGAAGTCGTTGGTGGAATATATAGACCTGAGTATTCTTTTCAGACCGCCTACAGTTGCAACG GTTATTGGCATTATCATTGCTTCAATCTCTCCCATCCAAAATTTCCTGGTTGGCTCCGGTGCTCCATTTCGTTTCGTTGAGAGTTCCGTTGTTTTGCTAGG GGAGGCAGCAATTCCATCCATGACCATTATAATGGGTGCAAATCTTCTAAGAG GTTTCAAGCGATCAGGAGTGGGAATTTGGCTTCTTTTCGGGATCATTGTTGTTCGATTCATTATCTTGCCTATCATCGGTGTTGCTGTTATTACGTTCGCAAAAAATTTAGGCATGGTGGGATCAGATCCTTTATATCACTTTGTTCTTCTGCTTCAATATGCAGTTCCACCTGCAATGGCTATTG GTACCATCACACAGTTGTTTGAAATTGGTGAGACTGAATGTTCTGTTATCATGTTCTGGAATTATGCCGTGGCAGCAGTTGCTCTGACGCTTTGGTCGACATACTTCATGTGGATCTTGTCCTGA